A genome region from Hyalangium gracile includes the following:
- the bshA gene encoding N-acetyl-alpha-D-glucosaminyl L-malate synthase BshA: MTDRRLNLAITCFPTFGGSGMIATEVGLAMAERGHRVHFIARQLPVHLHGSRHKVRFHEVTESTYPALQSSGTYPLALASKMIEVAQEERLDILHVHYAVPHATAAWMAREVLGSQAPRIVTTLHGTDTTLVGIEPNYLPITRFSLLRSDAVTTPSAFLQRATWEGFGLSPEAVPIEVISNFVDAARFSPSRDRAGLRRLFPELGDGEPVLIHVSNFRPVKRIRDVVAIFAEVNRRLPCRLVMIGDGPERAGAERRLGELGLEERAAFLGNQEHFVDLLAASDVFLLPSEKESFGLAALEALSCGVPVVASDIGGIPELVSDGETGFLAPVGEVGGMAAAVLTLLRDTARWQSFSRSAREKVLARFQLAPAIDRYEALYQRLVAATGSR, encoded by the coding sequence ATGACCGACCGCCGCCTCAACCTGGCCATCACCTGCTTCCCCACCTTCGGCGGCAGCGGAATGATCGCCACCGAGGTCGGCCTGGCGATGGCGGAGCGTGGCCACCGCGTGCACTTCATCGCGCGGCAGCTGCCCGTGCATCTCCACGGCTCCCGCCACAAGGTGCGCTTCCACGAGGTGACCGAGAGCACCTACCCGGCGCTGCAGAGCTCGGGGACATACCCGCTGGCGCTCGCATCGAAGATGATCGAGGTGGCCCAGGAAGAGCGCCTGGACATCCTGCACGTGCACTACGCGGTGCCCCACGCCACGGCCGCCTGGATGGCGCGAGAGGTGCTGGGGAGCCAGGCCCCGCGCATCGTGACGACGCTGCATGGGACGGACACCACGCTGGTGGGCATCGAGCCCAACTACCTGCCCATCACCCGCTTCTCGCTCCTGCGCAGCGACGCGGTGACGACGCCGTCGGCGTTCCTCCAGCGCGCCACCTGGGAGGGCTTCGGCCTCTCGCCGGAGGCCGTCCCCATCGAGGTCATCTCCAACTTCGTGGACGCGGCGCGCTTCTCGCCCTCTCGCGATCGGGCGGGGCTGCGACGGCTCTTCCCGGAGCTGGGAGACGGCGAGCCGGTGCTCATCCACGTGTCGAACTTCCGCCCCGTGAAGCGCATCCGTGACGTGGTGGCCATCTTCGCCGAGGTGAACCGCCGGCTGCCGTGCCGGCTGGTGATGATTGGCGACGGCCCGGAGCGCGCGGGCGCCGAGCGCCGCCTGGGCGAGCTGGGCCTGGAGGAGCGCGCGGCCTTCCTGGGCAATCAGGAGCACTTCGTCGACCTGCTGGCCGCCTCCGACGTCTTCCTGCTGCCCAGCGAGAAGGAGAGCTTCGGCCTGGCCGCGCTCGAGGCGCTGAGCTGCGGCGTCCCGGTGGTCGCCAGCGACATCGGCGGCATTCCGGAGCTGGTGAGCGACGGAGAGACGGGCTTCCTGGCGCCCGTGGGCGAGGTGGGCGGCATGGCCGCCGCCGTCCTCACGCTGCTGCGAGACACGGCCCGCTGGCAGTCCTTCTCGCGGAGCGCGCGAGAGAAGGTCCTCGCGCGCTTCCAGCTGGCGCCCGCCATCGACCGCTACGAGGCGCTCTACCAGCGGCTCGTAGCGGCGACGGGCAGCCGGTGA
- the bshC gene encoding bacillithiol biosynthesis cysteine-adding enzyme BshC yields MTSSFSAEWLRGDPRALHFLPDRFRHRAARAEAVAAAASRVVAPALHEALVARNARLPPSPARERNLELLARPGTVVVVTGQQVGLFLGPLFTLYKAASAILAARALAEETGRPCVPVFWLQTEDHDLPEIDHCFVPRGSGAPLRLALQHADAATSRTPVAHRQLGEGAPAALAALRAELGSQAQAGEFLGLLECAYRPEATMADAFAEVLATLFSDEGLVFLDPRDPRLAPLAAPVHRRAIEEASAISTALGSRGSALEEAGFSEQVHIRPGAPLGFFSPDGVDGARYRLDPGDAPGKWTLVGHPENATVSTAELLSWLEREPLRFTTSALLRPILQDTWLPTAAYVGGPGEIAYFAQLAPLYGHVGLPMPLIVPRSRFRVLDDRARGLLDKLGLSPDEVSASRDELLTRLATRGAADGFDPPEAVEARLMGTLTPELARLGERMASLDPSFAHAIERTEESVRLALSRLVAKYGRALAQRDQVTAERLDRLRTYLVPDGAPQERIYGLPYYACRFGARAFTHLVLEACEPFSGALRDLKP; encoded by the coding sequence GTGACGTCCTCGTTCTCGGCCGAATGGCTCCGCGGCGATCCGCGCGCACTCCACTTCCTTCCCGATCGGTTCCGCCACCGCGCTGCTCGCGCCGAGGCCGTGGCCGCCGCCGCCTCCCGTGTCGTGGCCCCCGCGCTGCACGAAGCGCTCGTGGCCCGGAACGCGCGGCTTCCACCGAGCCCTGCCCGTGAGCGGAACCTGGAGCTGCTCGCTCGCCCCGGTACCGTCGTCGTGGTCACCGGGCAGCAGGTCGGTCTCTTCCTGGGGCCGCTCTTCACGCTCTACAAGGCCGCCTCCGCCATCCTCGCCGCGCGCGCGCTCGCCGAAGAGACGGGCCGCCCCTGTGTCCCCGTCTTCTGGCTGCAGACCGAGGACCACGATCTGCCCGAGATCGATCACTGCTTCGTCCCGCGAGGCTCCGGAGCGCCCCTGCGCCTGGCGCTCCAGCACGCGGATGCGGCCACCTCGCGCACGCCTGTCGCCCACCGCCAGCTCGGGGAGGGTGCTCCCGCGGCGCTCGCGGCGCTGCGCGCGGAGCTGGGCAGCCAGGCCCAGGCGGGTGAGTTCCTGGGGCTGCTGGAGTGCGCCTACCGCCCCGAGGCGACGATGGCGGACGCCTTCGCCGAGGTGCTCGCGACGCTCTTCTCCGACGAGGGCCTGGTGTTCCTCGATCCGCGCGATCCCCGGCTGGCGCCACTCGCCGCGCCGGTTCACCGCCGGGCCATCGAGGAGGCCTCGGCCATCTCCACCGCGCTCGGCTCGCGGGGGAGCGCCCTCGAGGAGGCCGGCTTCTCCGAGCAGGTCCACATCCGCCCTGGCGCACCGCTGGGCTTCTTCTCTCCCGACGGAGTCGATGGAGCCCGCTATCGGCTGGATCCGGGCGACGCTCCGGGAAAGTGGACCCTCGTGGGCCATCCGGAGAACGCCACCGTGTCGACGGCGGAGCTCCTCTCCTGGCTCGAGCGCGAGCCCCTGCGCTTCACCACTTCGGCCCTGCTGCGCCCCATCCTCCAGGACACCTGGCTGCCCACGGCGGCTTACGTCGGTGGGCCGGGGGAGATCGCCTACTTCGCGCAGCTCGCGCCGCTCTATGGGCACGTGGGACTGCCCATGCCGCTCATCGTGCCGCGCTCCCGCTTCCGCGTGCTCGATGACCGCGCGCGGGGCCTGCTCGACAAGCTCGGGCTCTCACCGGACGAGGTGTCCGCGTCGCGCGACGAGCTGCTGACCCGCCTGGCCACCCGTGGCGCGGCGGACGGCTTCGACCCGCCCGAGGCGGTGGAGGCCCGGCTCATGGGTACCCTGACGCCCGAGCTTGCCCGGCTCGGCGAGCGCATGGCCAGCCTCGACCCGAGCTTCGCTCACGCCATCGAGCGCACCGAGGAGAGCGTCCGACTGGCGCTCTCCCGCCTCGTGGCCAAGTACGGCCGCGCCCTGGCCCAGCGCGATCAGGTGACCGCCGAGCGCCTGGACCGGCTGCGCACCTATCTGGTCCCGGACGGAGCGCCGCAGGAGCGCATCTACGGCCTGCCGTACTACGCGTGCCGCTTTGGAGCCCGCGCCTTCACGCATCTGGTGCTCGAGGCCTGCGAGCCCTTCTCGGGAGCCCTCAGGGACTTGAAGCCATGA
- a CDS encoding PIG-L family deacetylase, whose translation MRNLIILGMTLAMSLGVWSTALAQPAHQPHAGELSAGIKRLGVVGSVLYVAAHPDDENTRLLAWLVGGRGLRAGYLSMTRGDGGQNLIGTEQDELLGLIRTQELLAARRVDGAEQLFTRARDFGYSKSAEETLRIWGREEALADVVLAIRRFQPDVIVTRFTTKPPNHGHHTASALLAEEAFAAAADPKRFPEQLGTLSPWKADRLLHNVSTWNLKPDADMSAYLKLDVGGFNPLLGRSWGEVAAESRSQHKSQGFGVPAERGPLLEYFQPLAGASPKADLFEGLELSWRRWPGTEKVIQAVDAASKGFDASAPHLSIPALLRVHEALSALPENNPWKAIKLRETEALVAGCAGLFLEARAAETTGVPGQPVKLDLMALNRSPAAIRLVSVTLPGSAPTTVGTSLAEHTPFKLSQPVALPEQATISTPYWLRQRATGGLYEVPDRALIGRPEGDPALAVTFLYEVGGKRFTVTRPVVYVWTDPVRGELYRAFEIAPAVTATLDREVIMFPNGAPQTVSVVLAAGRAEATGKVRLELPAGWRSEPAEVPFQLAARGDERTVRFTLTPAKGSSERSRLRVLVESGGRSESWRVRTVNHEHIPPQTVRQASEATLVPVTLATKVKRIGYIPGPGDRVAESLAAVGYEVTLLPEERLAREPLERFEAILVGVRAFNANPRLGVHRERLLEYVEKGGRLIVQYNTNSRVGPLTSFVGPYPLEIGRDRVTDETAEMTPVAPNDPLLRAPNRLTPADFEGWVQERGLYFASKWDEHYRPVFAMNDPGEQPLRGGLLVARHGKGAFVYTGIAFFRQLPSGVPGAYRLLANLLAQ comes from the coding sequence ATGAGGAACCTGATCATTCTCGGGATGACGCTGGCCATGAGCCTCGGAGTCTGGTCGACGGCCCTTGCACAACCCGCCCACCAGCCCCACGCGGGCGAGCTGTCGGCGGGCATCAAGCGCCTGGGGGTGGTGGGCAGCGTGCTCTATGTGGCCGCCCACCCCGACGATGAGAACACGCGGCTGCTGGCCTGGCTGGTCGGTGGGCGCGGCCTGCGCGCGGGCTACCTGTCGATGACGCGAGGCGACGGCGGGCAGAACCTCATCGGGACCGAGCAGGACGAACTGCTGGGGCTCATCCGCACCCAGGAGCTGCTCGCGGCGCGGCGCGTCGACGGCGCCGAGCAGCTGTTCACGCGCGCGCGCGACTTCGGCTACTCGAAGAGCGCCGAGGAGACGCTGCGCATCTGGGGACGGGAGGAAGCGCTGGCCGACGTGGTGCTCGCCATCCGCCGCTTCCAGCCGGATGTCATCGTCACGCGCTTCACCACGAAGCCGCCGAACCACGGCCACCACACGGCCTCGGCCCTGCTGGCCGAGGAGGCCTTCGCGGCCGCGGCCGACCCCAAGCGCTTCCCCGAGCAGCTGGGCACGCTCTCGCCGTGGAAGGCGGACCGGCTGCTGCACAACGTCTCCACCTGGAACCTGAAGCCGGACGCCGACATGTCCGCGTACTTGAAGCTCGACGTGGGCGGCTTCAACCCGCTGCTGGGGCGCTCCTGGGGCGAGGTCGCGGCGGAGAGCCGCAGCCAGCACAAGAGCCAGGGCTTCGGCGTGCCAGCCGAGCGGGGCCCGCTGCTGGAGTACTTCCAGCCCCTCGCCGGGGCGAGCCCCAAGGCCGACCTGTTCGAGGGGCTCGAGCTCTCGTGGCGTCGGTGGCCCGGCACCGAGAAGGTCATCCAGGCGGTCGACGCGGCCTCGAAGGGGTTCGATGCCAGCGCGCCCCACCTGAGCATCCCGGCGCTCCTGCGCGTCCACGAGGCGCTCTCGGCCCTGCCCGAGAACAACCCGTGGAAGGCCATCAAGCTGCGCGAGACGGAGGCGCTGGTGGCCGGGTGCGCGGGCCTGTTCCTCGAGGCGCGCGCGGCGGAGACGACAGGCGTGCCGGGGCAGCCGGTGAAGCTGGACCTGATGGCCCTGAACCGCTCGCCCGCGGCGATCCGGCTGGTGAGCGTGACGCTGCCGGGCAGCGCCCCTACCACGGTGGGCACGAGCCTGGCCGAGCACACGCCGTTCAAGCTCTCCCAGCCGGTGGCGCTCCCGGAGCAGGCGACAATCTCGACGCCCTACTGGCTGCGCCAGCGCGCCACCGGAGGGCTCTACGAGGTGCCGGACCGCGCGCTCATCGGCCGGCCCGAGGGCGATCCCGCGCTGGCGGTGACGTTCCTCTATGAGGTGGGCGGCAAGCGCTTCACGGTGACGCGGCCCGTGGTCTACGTGTGGACGGACCCGGTGCGTGGCGAGCTCTATCGCGCCTTCGAGATCGCCCCCGCCGTCACCGCGACGCTGGACCGGGAGGTCATCATGTTCCCCAACGGCGCGCCCCAGACCGTCTCGGTGGTGCTGGCCGCGGGCCGGGCGGAGGCCACGGGCAAGGTCCGGCTCGAGCTGCCCGCCGGCTGGCGCTCCGAGCCCGCCGAGGTGCCCTTTCAGCTCGCCGCGCGCGGGGATGAGCGCACGGTGCGCTTCACGCTCACTCCGGCCAAGGGGTCGAGCGAGCGGAGCCGGCTGCGCGTCCTCGTCGAGAGCGGGGGCCGCTCGGAGTCCTGGCGCGTGCGCACGGTGAACCACGAGCACATCCCTCCTCAGACGGTGCGCCAGGCCTCCGAGGCGACGCTGGTGCCCGTCACGCTCGCCACGAAGGTGAAGCGCATCGGCTACATCCCCGGGCCCGGCGACCGCGTGGCCGAGAGCCTCGCCGCCGTGGGGTACGAGGTGACGCTGCTCCCCGAGGAGCGGCTGGCCCGTGAGCCGCTCGAGCGCTTCGAGGCGATCCTGGTCGGCGTGCGCGCCTTCAACGCCAACCCGCGCCTGGGAGTGCACCGCGAGCGGCTCCTGGAGTACGTGGAGAAGGGCGGCCGGCTCATCGTGCAGTACAACACCAACAGCCGCGTGGGGCCGCTGACCAGCTTCGTGGGCCCGTACCCGCTGGAGATCGGCCGGGATCGCGTGACGGATGAGACGGCGGAGATGACTCCCGTTGCGCCGAACGACCCGCTGCTGCGCGCGCCCAACCGCCTCACGCCCGCCGACTTCGAGGGCTGGGTCCAGGAGCGGGGCCTCTACTTCGCCTCGAAGTGGGACGAGCACTACCGGCCCGTGTTCGCCATGAACGACCCGGGCGAGCAGCCGCTGCGCGGAGGACTGCTGGTCGCCCGGCATGGCAAGGGCGCCTTCGTGTACACGGGCATCGCCTTCTTCCGTCAGCTCCCCTCGGGAGTCCCCGGGGCCTACCGCCTGCTGGCGAACCTCCTGGCCCAATGA
- the bshB1 gene encoding bacillithiol biosynthesis deacetylase BshB1 — MTASPGHGLEVLAFGPHPDDVELFCGGLMARMASLGYRTGIVDLTRGEKSSRGTPETRAAETEAASRALGLTVRENLGLPDAWIHPWGGFDAPEAERARTAPVARVVEVLRRLRPELVIVPWEQERHPDHEATSALVTRALFFAGVRRFDTEPALEPFTPRQVLYYPLRHLAEPSLIVDVTEAYERKQEAVRCYASQVQPRSEGPQTLVGSPLSLSSLEARDRFYGAHIGVAYGEPYVLRETLGLADPVEHFRRNTFARPLFFPSRR, encoded by the coding sequence ATGACAGCATCTCCCGGTCACGGGCTCGAGGTGCTCGCCTTCGGTCCCCACCCCGATGACGTCGAGCTGTTCTGCGGCGGGCTCATGGCGCGCATGGCCAGCCTGGGCTACCGCACCGGCATCGTCGATCTGACGCGAGGGGAGAAGAGCTCGCGCGGCACCCCCGAGACACGCGCCGCCGAGACCGAGGCGGCCTCTCGGGCGTTGGGGCTCACGGTGCGCGAGAACCTGGGCCTTCCCGATGCCTGGATCCACCCGTGGGGAGGCTTCGACGCGCCCGAGGCGGAGCGCGCGAGGACCGCTCCCGTGGCGCGCGTCGTCGAGGTGCTGCGCCGCCTGCGGCCCGAGCTCGTCATCGTCCCCTGGGAGCAGGAGCGCCACCCGGACCACGAGGCCACCAGCGCGCTGGTGACTCGCGCCCTGTTCTTCGCCGGCGTCCGTCGCTTCGACACCGAGCCCGCCCTGGAGCCCTTCACGCCCCGGCAGGTCCTCTATTACCCGCTGCGTCATCTGGCCGAGCCGAGCCTCATCGTCGACGTGACGGAGGCCTACGAGCGCAAGCAGGAGGCGGTCCGTTGCTACGCCAGCCAGGTGCAGCCGCGGTCGGAGGGCCCCCAGACGCTGGTCGGCTCGCCCCTCTCGCTGTCGTCGCTCGAGGCCCGGGACCGCTTCTACGGCGCCCACATCGGCGTGGCCTACGGCGAGCCCTACGTGCTGCGTGAGACGCTGGGGCTGGCCGATCCCGTGGAGCATTTTCGCCGGAATACCTTTGCCCGGCCCCTGTTCTTCCCTTCGCGCCGATGA
- a CDS encoding glycosyltransferase family 4 protein, with protein MRILMLLSSQYVTGPSELCLSDAEALRAQGHEVWFGCDTRREGNYARTIEQAGFTLRRELTLCQVPRAGEVVKDLLALRRLLREVDLVHARFSHDHLLSELARGRTPLVRTVENAKAMTRRAGKDWLLRRANGVIVSCEPYARELSSRGVAPERVHVVPGRVDATRFTPGPSRLRAELGLEHSPTLVIVSRIKPDRRHTWLIDAFAQADLPAEARLLIVGRGEGREAVEAHVQSRGLTARVHFTGYRKGPDLVDAYRAGDAVAWLAEGNDGTCRAVLEAMACGRPVLGAAEGAIAEAIVPEETGLLVPPGDVAALALAIGRVLRNPGLAESWGQAARRRAEQFTPSRRAQALLSVYERACS; from the coding sequence ATGCGCATCCTGATGTTGCTCTCCTCCCAGTACGTGACCGGCCCTTCGGAGCTCTGCCTCAGCGACGCGGAAGCGCTGCGGGCTCAGGGCCACGAGGTATGGTTCGGCTGCGACACGCGCCGCGAGGGCAACTACGCCAGGACCATCGAGCAGGCGGGCTTCACGCTGCGCCGCGAGCTCACCCTCTGCCAGGTGCCCCGGGCCGGCGAGGTGGTGAAGGATCTGCTCGCGCTCCGCCGCCTGCTTCGCGAGGTGGACCTCGTCCACGCCCGGTTCTCCCATGACCACCTGCTCTCGGAGCTCGCCCGCGGCCGCACGCCGCTCGTCCGGACGGTGGAGAACGCCAAGGCGATGACGCGCCGGGCGGGAAAGGACTGGCTGCTCCGCCGAGCCAACGGAGTCATCGTCTCCTGTGAGCCCTATGCGCGCGAGCTCTCCTCGCGAGGCGTGGCCCCCGAGCGCGTCCATGTCGTGCCGGGCCGGGTCGATGCCACCCGCTTCACGCCGGGGCCGTCGAGGCTCCGGGCCGAGCTGGGGCTCGAGCACTCCCCCACTCTCGTCATCGTGTCCCGCATCAAGCCGGACCGTCGGCACACGTGGCTCATCGACGCCTTCGCCCAGGCGGACCTCCCAGCCGAGGCGCGGCTCCTCATCGTCGGTCGGGGGGAAGGCAGGGAGGCCGTGGAGGCACATGTCCAGTCCAGGGGCCTGACGGCCCGAGTCCACTTCACCGGGTACCGGAAGGGCCCGGACCTCGTGGATGCCTACCGGGCCGGGGACGCCGTCGCGTGGCTGGCCGAAGGAAACGACGGGACATGCCGAGCCGTCCTCGAGGCCATGGCCTGTGGCCGTCCGGTGCTCGGCGCCGCGGAAGGAGCCATCGCGGAGGCCATCGTCCCCGAGGAGACGGGGCTGCTGGTTCCGCCGGGAGACGTGGCCGCGCTCGCGCTCGCCATCGGGCGCGTGCTCCGGAACCCGGGGCTGGCGGAGTCCTGGGGCCAGGCAGCCAGGCGGCGCGCGGAGCAGTTCACCCCTTCGAGGCGAGCCCAGGCACTGCTCTCGGTCTATGAGAGGGCGTGCTCGTGA
- a CDS encoding sodium:solute symporter has product MTLLDWFVLLGTTAFIVGWGIWKTRGASTTDEYLRGGYEMRWTTIGLSVMATQASAITFLSVPGQAYEDGMRFVQFYFGLPLAMVIISAVFIPIYYRLKVLTAYEYLESRFDLKTRLLGAFLFLIQRGLASGITLYAPAIILSTLLGWPLEPTILAMGGLVILYTVSGGAKAVAQTQKQQMVVMLGGMVVAGLVILWRLPEHVSFGRAVDVAGALGRLNVVSFELDFKDRYNFWSGITGGLFLSLSYFGTDQSQVGRYLSGRSISESRLGLLFNGVLKIPMQFMILFVGILVFVFYQFSTPPLLFNESLRTRVQATAQAGELAAIEQKWTQAHAAKQSEVERYLTARESGDGAAEASARERLKEAARTADALRKDAKAVVSRALPKAETKDSDYIFITFVKNWLPSGLFGLLISVILAAAMSSIASELTALGATTTVDFYRRVIRKDASDRQVLVASKAFTIFWGVVAIAFASFASLLDNLIQAVNILGSIFYGTVLGIFLVAFFLKHVRGNAVFIAAVLSQSTVVALFLLSSIGYLWYNVIGCALVVALSLALQAFMPRPATPSSGGA; this is encoded by the coding sequence GTGACACTGCTCGACTGGTTCGTCCTCCTGGGGACCACGGCCTTCATCGTCGGGTGGGGCATCTGGAAGACGCGCGGCGCAAGCACCACCGATGAGTACCTGCGCGGCGGCTACGAGATGCGCTGGACCACCATCGGCCTGTCGGTCATGGCCACGCAGGCCAGCGCCATCACCTTCCTCTCCGTCCCCGGACAGGCGTACGAGGACGGGATGCGCTTCGTGCAGTTCTACTTCGGACTGCCGCTCGCGATGGTGATCATCAGCGCGGTCTTCATCCCCATCTACTACCGGCTGAAGGTCCTCACCGCCTACGAGTACCTGGAGTCGCGCTTCGACTTGAAGACGCGCCTGCTGGGCGCCTTCCTCTTCCTCATCCAGCGCGGGCTGGCCTCGGGCATCACCCTCTACGCTCCGGCCATCATCCTCTCCACGCTGCTGGGCTGGCCGCTCGAGCCCACCATCCTGGCCATGGGCGGCCTGGTCATCCTCTATACGGTGTCGGGCGGAGCCAAGGCCGTCGCGCAGACGCAGAAGCAGCAGATGGTGGTGATGCTCGGCGGCATGGTGGTGGCGGGCCTCGTCATCCTCTGGCGGCTGCCCGAGCATGTGTCCTTCGGCCGCGCCGTGGACGTGGCGGGCGCGCTCGGCCGGCTGAACGTGGTCAGCTTCGAGCTCGACTTCAAGGACCGGTACAACTTCTGGTCCGGCATCACCGGTGGGCTGTTCCTGTCGCTGTCGTACTTCGGGACGGACCAGTCACAGGTGGGCCGCTACCTGTCGGGCCGATCCATCTCCGAGAGCCGGCTCGGGCTGCTCTTCAACGGGGTGCTGAAGATTCCCATGCAGTTCATGATCCTCTTCGTGGGGATCCTCGTCTTCGTCTTCTACCAGTTCTCCACGCCGCCGCTGCTCTTCAACGAGTCGCTGCGCACGCGCGTCCAGGCGACGGCGCAGGCGGGGGAGCTCGCGGCCATCGAGCAGAAGTGGACGCAGGCGCACGCCGCGAAGCAGTCCGAGGTGGAGCGCTACCTGACGGCCCGCGAGTCCGGAGACGGCGCCGCCGAGGCCAGCGCTCGCGAGCGATTGAAGGAGGCGGCCAGAACGGCGGACGCGCTGCGGAAGGACGCCAAGGCCGTGGTCTCCCGGGCGCTGCCGAAGGCGGAGACCAAGGACTCGGACTACATCTTCATCACCTTCGTGAAGAACTGGCTGCCCAGCGGGCTGTTCGGGCTGCTCATCTCCGTCATCCTGGCGGCGGCCATGAGCTCGATCGCCAGCGAGCTGACCGCGCTGGGCGCGACGACCACCGTCGACTTCTACCGGCGCGTCATCCGCAAGGATGCCTCGGATCGCCAGGTCCTGGTCGCCTCGAAGGCGTTCACGATCTTCTGGGGCGTGGTGGCCATCGCCTTCGCGAGCTTCGCGTCGCTGCTCGACAACCTCATCCAGGCCGTCAACATCCTCGGGTCCATCTTCTATGGGACCGTCCTGGGCATCTTCCTGGTGGCGTTCTTCCTCAAGCACGTGCGGGGGAACGCCGTCTTCATCGCCGCGGTCCTCTCTCAGTCCACGGTGGTGGCCCTCTTCCTGCTCAGCTCGATTGGCTACCTCTGGTACAACGTCATCGGCTGCGCGCTGGTCGTCGCCCTGAGCCTGGCGCTCCAGGCCTTCATGCCCCGGCCCGCGACACCGAGCTCGGGAGGAGCGTGA